Proteins encoded together in one Priestia aryabhattai window:
- the asnS gene encoding asparagine--tRNA ligase: MKITISEASKHVGKEVTIGAWLANKRSSGKIAFLQLRDGSGFMQGVVVKAEVEEETFKLAKSITQESSLYVTGVVREDERSPFGYELTVTSLEVIHEAVDYPITPKEHGTEFLMDNRHLWLRSKRQHAVMKVRNEIIRATYEFFNENGFTKVDPPILTGSAPEGTTELFHTKYFDEDAYLSQSGQLYMEAAAMALGKVFSFGPTFRAEKSKTRRHLIEFWMIEPEMAFYQFEDNLKLQEEYVSHVVQSVLANCKLELNVLGRDTSKLEQIKAPFPRISYDEALKFLHEKGFTDIQWGDDFGAPHETAIAESYDKPVFITHYPTSLKPFYMQPDPTNEDVVLCADLIAPEGYGEIIGGSERIHDQKLLAQRVEEHKLDTETYKWYLELRKYGSVPHSGFGLGLERTVAWISGVEHVRETIPFPRLLNRLYP; the protein is encoded by the coding sequence GTGAAAATTACGATTTCAGAAGCAAGCAAGCATGTAGGAAAAGAAGTAACAATCGGTGCTTGGTTAGCGAATAAACGTTCAAGTGGTAAAATTGCCTTTTTACAGCTGCGCGATGGATCTGGATTCATGCAAGGGGTAGTTGTAAAAGCTGAAGTAGAAGAAGAAACTTTTAAATTAGCTAAATCTATCACGCAAGAATCATCACTATATGTAACAGGTGTGGTACGTGAAGATGAGCGTTCACCGTTTGGCTATGAGTTAACAGTTACAAGCCTTGAAGTTATTCATGAAGCTGTTGATTATCCAATTACGCCAAAAGAACATGGAACAGAGTTCTTAATGGATAACCGTCATTTATGGCTGCGTTCTAAACGTCAACATGCTGTTATGAAGGTTCGTAACGAAATTATTCGTGCAACGTATGAATTCTTTAACGAAAACGGGTTTACAAAAGTAGATCCTCCAATCCTAACGGGAAGTGCTCCTGAAGGCACAACAGAATTATTCCACACGAAATACTTTGACGAAGATGCATACCTTTCTCAAAGTGGACAGCTTTATATGGAAGCAGCAGCAATGGCGCTTGGAAAAGTATTTTCATTCGGTCCAACATTCCGCGCTGAAAAATCCAAAACACGTCGCCATTTAATTGAGTTTTGGATGATTGAACCAGAGATGGCTTTCTACCAATTCGAAGATAACTTGAAATTACAGGAAGAGTATGTGTCTCATGTCGTACAGTCTGTTTTAGCCAACTGTAAGTTAGAGTTAAATGTACTAGGCCGTGATACATCTAAGTTAGAACAAATTAAAGCGCCATTCCCGCGTATTTCGTACGATGAGGCTCTTAAATTCTTACATGAAAAAGGATTTACAGACATTCAGTGGGGAGATGACTTTGGAGCACCGCATGAAACGGCTATCGCAGAAAGCTATGACAAGCCGGTATTTATTACACACTATCCAACGTCATTAAAACCGTTTTATATGCAGCCAGATCCAACAAATGAAGACGTAGTATTATGTGCAGACTTAATCGCACCAGAAGGCTACGGAGAAATCATTGGAGGCTCTGAGCGTATTCATGATCAAAAGCTTTTAGCTCAGCGTGTAGAAGAGCACAAATTAGATACAGAAACGTATAAGTGGTATTTAGAGCTTCGCAAGTATGGCTCAGTTCCGCATTCAGGATTTGGTTTAGGTCTTGAGCGTACAGTAGCATGGATTAGCGGCGTAGAACACGTTCGTGAAACCATTCCATTCCCACGCTTATTAAACCGTTTATACCCGTAA
- a CDS encoding DnaD domain-containing protein, translated as MKKETLIEWFEQGTVSIPKLLFNHYSDLGMNETEFMTLMHIYVSIEGGEGFPTPNELAAKMSISSAVCMDTLRALIQRGFLSIEQDQQQNALICERYSLKPLWEKLIHHMMQETREVEKSEEEQEELNLYTMFEKEFGRALSPFECETLAMWIDQDHHDPIIIKAALRESVMSGKLNFRYIDRILFEWKKNGIRTIDQARKHSQKFRQNQQPKKLPSVNPSQSTSAIPFFNWLEQ; from the coding sequence ATGAAAAAAGAAACGTTAATTGAATGGTTTGAACAAGGCACAGTTTCGATTCCGAAGCTGTTGTTTAATCACTATAGCGATTTGGGAATGAACGAAACGGAATTCATGACGTTAATGCATATTTATGTTTCCATTGAAGGCGGTGAGGGTTTCCCGACACCTAACGAATTAGCGGCAAAAATGAGTATTTCAAGTGCTGTCTGTATGGATACGCTGCGAGCATTAATTCAGCGCGGTTTTTTATCCATTGAGCAAGATCAACAGCAAAATGCCCTTATTTGTGAACGTTATTCATTAAAACCGCTTTGGGAAAAGCTTATTCATCATATGATGCAAGAAACAAGAGAAGTAGAAAAAAGCGAAGAAGAACAAGAAGAGCTTAATTTATATACAATGTTTGAAAAAGAGTTTGGCCGAGCGTTGTCTCCGTTTGAATGCGAAACGCTAGCGATGTGGATTGATCAAGATCATCATGATCCCATTATTATTAAAGCGGCACTAAGAGAATCGGTGATGTCTGGAAAATTAAACTTTCGGTACATTGATCGTATTTTATTTGAATGGAAGAAAAATGGTATTCGGACAATTGATCAAGCCCGTAAGCATAGCCAAAAGTTTCGTCAAAATCAACAGCCCAAAAAACTACCGTCTGTTAATCCTTCACAGTCTACATCAGCCATTCCTTTTTTTAACTGGCTAGAGCAATGA
- the nth gene encoding endonuclease III, with translation MLTLKQIRQCLDAMAEMFPDAHCELNHRNPFDLVIAVALSAQCTDALVNRVTADLFKKYQTPEDYLAVSLEELQQDIRSIGLYRNKAKNIQKLCRMLIDEYGGEVPRDRDELTNLPGVGRKTANVVVSVAFGVPSIAVDTHVERVSKRLGICRWKDSVLEVEKTLMRKIPKDEWSVTHHRLIFFGRYHCKAQSPQCHVCPLLDLCREGKKRMKGKEKKTDVIN, from the coding sequence ATGTTAACGTTAAAACAAATCAGACAGTGTCTAGATGCTATGGCGGAAATGTTTCCTGACGCTCACTGTGAATTAAATCATCGAAATCCCTTTGATTTAGTTATTGCTGTAGCGCTATCTGCTCAGTGTACAGATGCTTTAGTCAACCGCGTAACAGCGGATTTATTTAAGAAATATCAAACGCCTGAAGACTATTTAGCCGTTTCGTTAGAAGAGCTGCAGCAAGATATTAGATCAATCGGCTTATATAGAAACAAAGCTAAAAATATTCAAAAGCTTTGCCGTATGCTGATTGATGAATATGGAGGAGAAGTTCCAAGAGATCGTGATGAGCTGACTAATCTCCCAGGAGTAGGGCGAAAGACGGCTAACGTTGTTGTATCTGTAGCTTTTGGAGTACCATCAATAGCAGTAGATACGCATGTAGAACGCGTGAGTAAACGCCTTGGGATTTGCAGGTGGAAAGATTCTGTTTTGGAAGTAGAAAAAACGCTGATGCGAAAGATTCCGAAAGATGAATGGTCAGTTACGCATCATCGCCTTATCTTTTTTGGACGCTATCATTGTAAAGCACAGTCTCCTCAATGTCATGTCTGCCCGCTTCTTGACCTTTGTAGAGAAGGAAAGAAACGAATGAAAGGAAAAGAGAAGAAGACAGATGTTATCAATTGA
- a CDS encoding YpoC family protein — MLSIEVPSHFIYEPFYSKEDRMLEVDAKNGRSFFAYDILYDVHKETKTPWRDVQKDIRPFFEKWETQKEELHMLFSQRKAKKAAPYMKQAAAMYISLLFWINGQPVRRLNQLQEDIADLTYKPINCAERLMFLLQRVSSYQSYIQLTELFNELRKQYAKMLIFHKK; from the coding sequence ATGTTATCAATTGAAGTGCCGTCACATTTTATATACGAACCATTCTATTCAAAAGAAGATCGGATGCTTGAAGTAGATGCAAAGAATGGAAGGTCTTTTTTTGCTTATGATATTTTATATGATGTACACAAGGAAACGAAAACACCTTGGAGAGATGTTCAAAAGGACATACGGCCATTTTTTGAGAAGTGGGAAACTCAAAAGGAAGAGCTGCATATGCTTTTTTCTCAGCGAAAAGCAAAAAAAGCAGCTCCTTATATGAAACAAGCAGCTGCTATGTACATTAGTTTATTGTTTTGGATTAATGGACAGCCCGTTCGACGGTTAAATCAACTGCAGGAAGATATAGCAGATTTAACCTATAAGCCTATTAACTGTGCTGAGAGGCTTATGTTTTTATTGCAGCGAGTTTCTTCTTATCAATCCTATATTCAGCTGACAGAATTATTTAATGAACTGCGTAAGCAATATGCAAAAATGCTTATTTTTCATAAAAAATAA
- a CDS encoding PBP1A family penicillin-binding protein — MSDNYRSREERRRAMNDNKPEGKSQGKPKKKKKGGLFRKIVAAVLLIGIIGLIAGVGTFFAMISDAPKVDDSVLKNSFSSKVYANDGKTVVKEIGAQKRTYVQYDEIPQVVKNAFIATEDVRFYKHHGVDFYRIGGALMANFKNGFGAEGGSTITQQVVKNSFLSPKKTVKRKVQEMWLAYQLERKYSKQQILEMYLNKIYFASGEVYGIERAAEKFYGVKSVKDLTLDEAAMLAGLPKAPTTYNPVTNPENATKRRNTVLNLMAKNGFITQAEADKAKQVDVQAHLAKQTESTSKYDVFIDQVIEEVKKKTDADPFSAGLEIYTTLDTDAQDYVDDVMNNKVVNFPNDKFQAGLVVVDNETGGIQAIGGGRNRVSGGLNFATNMRRQPGSTIKPILDYGPAIENLKWSTGQPIKDEEYHYSNGTPIRNFGRNYKGWVSAREALGRSLNIPALKAFQATGADKAKEFATGLGLKLDEEDGEAYSESYSIGGFRTGVTPLQMAGAYSAFANEGVYNAPHTVTKVKFPDGTEIDLTPKSKRAMQDYTAFMMTDMMKSVVNESYGTARAVRTPGLEIAGKTGTSNFSADEKKRYNIPDAGEKDVWFNGFTPNYTISVWTGYETAKDGYILSASETGMAKNIFKHVITHISEGKPKGSFKQPDSVVERSVEKPTGKDLKRPSGSTPSSLITKEYFVRGTAPTKVSQTFVKKEKEKEKEEKKEDKKEDKKDNKDVKPKITASYSGGAISVNWSASNAASDTTFTVTMSSPSGSEQLASGAGAGGKTISSPAPGATYSFTVTTNTGESASSSVKVPDSSDQATEDDSTKPEDDGTTDNNQNEDNSNTDQNNGSDQGDDSSTQPDDNQNSNNGNNNGGNNSGNTDNNNNDSGNANNGNSGNNNNNGGTTTPPADNGGSDSGSQTPSTPATPSTPSTPATPATPQQEPTTEN; from the coding sequence ATGTCAGATAATTATCGCTCTCGTGAAGAACGACGAAGAGCTATGAATGACAACAAACCAGAAGGTAAATCTCAAGGAAAACCGAAAAAGAAGAAAAAAGGAGGCCTATTTCGTAAAATTGTTGCCGCAGTTTTACTGATAGGAATCATCGGGCTCATTGCCGGAGTGGGAACTTTTTTTGCTATGATAAGCGATGCTCCAAAAGTTGATGACTCGGTATTAAAAAACTCTTTTTCATCTAAAGTATATGCAAACGATGGAAAGACAGTTGTAAAAGAAATTGGAGCTCAAAAACGTACATATGTGCAATACGATGAAATCCCTCAAGTCGTCAAAAACGCATTTATCGCTACGGAAGACGTTCGCTTTTATAAACATCACGGCGTCGACTTTTACCGTATTGGCGGAGCATTAATGGCGAACTTTAAAAACGGCTTCGGTGCTGAGGGCGGTAGTACGATTACTCAGCAAGTGGTAAAGAATTCGTTCTTATCACCAAAGAAGACGGTTAAACGTAAAGTACAAGAAATGTGGTTAGCTTACCAGCTTGAGCGTAAATATTCGAAGCAACAAATTCTTGAAATGTATTTAAACAAAATATATTTCGCATCAGGTGAAGTATACGGTATTGAACGAGCAGCCGAAAAATTCTACGGAGTTAAAAGCGTAAAAGATTTAACTCTTGATGAAGCTGCTATGTTGGCAGGCTTACCAAAAGCGCCAACTACTTATAACCCAGTTACAAATCCAGAGAATGCTACTAAACGCCGTAACACAGTATTAAACTTAATGGCTAAAAACGGCTTCATTACACAAGCCGAGGCTGACAAAGCAAAACAAGTAGATGTACAAGCTCACTTAGCTAAACAAACTGAATCAACATCTAAGTACGATGTATTTATTGATCAAGTAATCGAGGAAGTAAAAAAGAAAACAGACGCGGATCCATTTTCTGCGGGCTTAGAAATTTATACAACGCTTGACACTGATGCTCAGGACTATGTGGATGATGTGATGAATAACAAAGTCGTTAACTTCCCGAACGATAAATTCCAAGCAGGTCTTGTCGTTGTAGATAATGAAACAGGCGGTATTCAAGCGATTGGAGGCGGACGTAATCGTGTATCTGGCGGCTTAAACTTTGCAACGAATATGAGACGTCAGCCCGGGTCAACAATTAAGCCGATTTTAGATTACGGTCCAGCGATTGAGAACTTAAAGTGGTCCACTGGACAACCGATAAAAGATGAAGAATATCATTATTCAAACGGCACGCCAATCCGAAACTTTGGACGTAACTATAAAGGCTGGGTTTCAGCGCGTGAAGCTTTAGGGCGCTCACTGAACATCCCTGCTTTAAAAGCGTTCCAAGCAACTGGTGCGGACAAAGCAAAAGAGTTCGCTACAGGCCTTGGGCTGAAATTAGACGAGGAAGACGGCGAAGCTTATTCTGAATCTTATTCTATTGGGGGCTTCCGTACTGGTGTTACGCCTCTACAAATGGCCGGAGCTTACAGCGCTTTTGCAAATGAAGGTGTGTACAATGCACCTCATACAGTTACAAAAGTAAAATTCCCTGACGGAACAGAAATTGATTTAACGCCAAAATCAAAACGTGCAATGCAAGATTATACGGCATTTATGATGACGGACATGATGAAATCTGTCGTAAACGAATCATATGGTACAGCTCGTGCTGTTCGTACACCAGGATTAGAAATTGCGGGTAAAACAGGAACTTCAAACTTTAGTGCTGATGAGAAAAAACGATACAATATTCCAGACGCTGGTGAAAAAGACGTTTGGTTTAATGGATTTACGCCAAACTATACAATTTCCGTATGGACAGGCTATGAAACTGCTAAAGACGGCTATATTTTAAGTGCTAGTGAAACAGGCATGGCAAAAAATATCTTTAAGCATGTTATTACTCATATTTCTGAAGGCAAACCTAAAGGAAGTTTCAAACAGCCGGACAGCGTAGTTGAACGTTCTGTGGAAAAACCAACAGGCAAAGACTTAAAACGTCCAAGCGGCTCTACTCCTTCGAGCTTAATCACTAAAGAATACTTTGTACGCGGTACTGCACCGACAAAAGTATCTCAAACATTTGTGAAGAAAGAAAAAGAAAAAGAAAAAGAAGAAAAGAAAGAAGATAAAAAAGAGGACAAAAAAGACAATAAAGATGTGAAGCCAAAAATTACTGCTTCGTATAGCGGAGGAGCAATTTCTGTTAACTGGTCAGCGTCAAACGCAGCCAGTGATACGACCTTTACCGTCACAATGTCATCACCTAGCGGTTCTGAACAACTCGCATCTGGCGCAGGAGCCGGTGGAAAAACAATTTCCAGCCCCGCACCAGGCGCAACGTATAGTTTCACCGTAACAACAAATACGGGCGAAAGCGCTAGTTCTTCTGTAAAAGTTCCTGATTCATCAGATCAAGCTACCGAAGATGATTCTACTAAGCCTGAAGATGATGGAACAACGGACAATAATCAAAATGAAGACAATAGCAACACTGATCAAAACAACGGCTCTGATCAAGGTGACGATTCATCTACGCAACCGGACGATAACCAAAACAGCAATAATGGCAACAATAACGGCGGAAACAATAGCGGAAATACCGATAATAACAATAATGATAGCGGTAATGCTAACAATGGTAATAGCGGTAACAACAATAATAACGGAGGCACAACAACTCCTCCAGCAGACAACGGTGGAAGTGACTCAGGAAGTCAAACGCCGTCAACACCTGCTACACCATCAACGCCGTCAACACCTGCTACGCCTGCTACACCGCAGCAAGAGCCAACAACTGAAAATTAA